One region of Streptomyces subrutilus genomic DNA includes:
- the glpK gene encoding glycerol kinase GlpK: MTTSTGPFIAAIDQGTTSSRCIVFDRDGRIVAVDQKEHEQIFPKPGWVEHDATEIWTNVQEVVAGAIAKAEITAADVKAVGITNQRETTLLWDKNTGEPVHNALVWQDTRTDALCKELGRNVGQDRFRRETGLPLASYFAGPKVRWLLDNVEGLRERAEAGDILFGTMDSWVIWNLTGGTQGGVHVTDVTNASRTMLMNLHTLAWDEKIAESMGVPLNVLPEIKSSAEVYGHVKEGVLAGVPVASALGDQQAALFGQTCFAEGEAKSTYGTGTFMLMNTGDKIINSYSGLLTTVGYQIGDQQPVYALEGSIAVTGSLVQWMRDQMGLIKSAAEIETLASSVEDNGGAYFVPAFSGLFAPYWRSDARGVIAGLTRYVTKAHIARAVLEATAWQTREITDAMTKDSGVELAALKVDGGMTSNNLLMQTLSDFLDAPVVRPMVAETTCLGAAYAAGLAVGFWPDTDALRANWRRAAEWTPRMPAEQREREYKSWLKAVERSMGWVDDEDAS, encoded by the coding sequence ATGACCACCAGCACCGGCCCCTTCATCGCCGCGATCGACCAGGGCACCACCTCCTCCCGCTGCATCGTCTTCGACCGCGACGGCCGCATCGTCGCCGTCGACCAGAAGGAGCACGAGCAGATCTTCCCGAAGCCGGGCTGGGTCGAGCACGACGCCACCGAGATCTGGACCAACGTCCAGGAGGTCGTCGCCGGGGCCATCGCCAAGGCCGAGATCACCGCCGCGGACGTCAAGGCCGTCGGCATCACCAACCAGCGCGAGACCACCCTGCTGTGGGACAAGAACACCGGCGAGCCGGTGCACAACGCGCTGGTCTGGCAGGACACCCGCACCGACGCCCTGTGCAAGGAGCTCGGCCGCAACGTCGGCCAGGACCGCTTCCGCCGCGAGACCGGCCTTCCGCTGGCCAGCTACTTCGCCGGCCCGAAGGTCCGCTGGCTGCTCGACAACGTCGAAGGCCTGCGCGAGCGCGCCGAGGCCGGCGACATCCTCTTCGGCACGATGGACTCGTGGGTCATCTGGAACCTCACGGGCGGCACCCAGGGCGGCGTGCACGTCACCGACGTCACCAACGCCTCGCGCACCATGCTGATGAACCTGCACACCCTGGCCTGGGACGAGAAGATCGCCGAGTCCATGGGCGTCCCGCTCAACGTCCTCCCGGAGATCAAGTCCTCCGCCGAGGTCTACGGCCACGTCAAGGAGGGCGTCCTCGCCGGCGTCCCGGTCGCCTCGGCGCTCGGTGACCAGCAGGCGGCCCTGTTCGGCCAGACCTGTTTCGCCGAGGGCGAGGCGAAGTCCACGTACGGCACCGGCACGTTCATGCTGATGAACACCGGCGACAAGATCATCAACTCCTACAGCGGCCTGCTGACCACGGTCGGCTACCAGATCGGCGACCAGCAGCCGGTCTACGCGCTGGAGGGCTCCATCGCCGTCACCGGCTCGCTCGTCCAGTGGATGCGCGACCAGATGGGCCTGATCAAGTCCGCGGCCGAGATCGAGACCCTGGCCTCCTCCGTCGAGGACAACGGCGGCGCCTACTTCGTACCGGCCTTCTCCGGCCTGTTCGCCCCGTACTGGCGCTCCGACGCCCGCGGTGTGATCGCCGGCCTGACCCGGTACGTCACCAAGGCGCACATCGCCCGCGCCGTCCTGGAGGCCACCGCCTGGCAGACCCGCGAGATCACCGACGCCATGACCAAGGACTCGGGCGTCGAGCTCGCCGCCCTCAAGGTCGACGGCGGCATGACCTCCAACAACCTGCTGATGCAGACGCTCTCGGACTTCCTGGACGCCCCCGTGGTCCGTCCGATGGTCGCCGAGACCACCTGCCTCGGCGCCGCCTACGCCGCCGGCCTGGCCGTCGGCTTCTGGCCCGACACCGACGCCCTGCGCGCCAACTGGCGCCGCGCGGCCGAGTGGACCCCGCGGATGCCCGCCGAGCAGCGGGAGCGCGAGTACAAGAGCTGGCTCAAGGCCGTGGAGCGGTCCATGGGCTGGGTCGACGACGAAGACGCCAGCTGA
- a CDS encoding glycerol-3-phosphate dehydrogenase/oxidase, with product MSSLQSVPTLGTHPTAGSNPSRAETREQLAKATYDLLVIGGGILGTSVAWHAAQSGLRVAMVDAGDFAGATSSASSKLVHGGLRYLQTGAVKLVAENHHERRVLAKDVAPHLVNPLTFYLPVYKGGPVGAAKLGAGVFAYSALSAFGDGMGKVISPARAAADNPGLKTDNLKAVAVYYDHQMNDSRVAVMTVRAAVESGAVVLNHAEVTGLRMTRGRVSGAELKDRLDGTEFGVDARVVLNATGPWVDHLRRMEDKHSMPSIRLSKGAHIVMKRKSPWKAAMATPIDKYRITFALPWEDQLLLGTTDEVYEGDPADVCATESDIQQILDEAAFSVNDADLDRSLMTYAFAGLRVLPGGPGGVEKAKRETVVSEGAGGMLSVAGGKWTTYRHIGRVVMDKLAKLPGSPLTEDMEPVKSLVRRVPLPGVANPNAVAHRLLVDREPGTRMDPLTARHLASHYGSLAFDIARLANEDPALAERIHPDGPEIWAQVAYARDNEWAQTVDDVLRRRTTVTIRGLDDASVRARVEEMLDHKA from the coding sequence ATGAGCAGCCTGCAGAGCGTTCCCACGCTGGGTACGCACCCGACCGCCGGCTCGAACCCGAGCCGCGCCGAGACCCGTGAGCAGCTGGCGAAGGCCACGTACGACCTGCTGGTCATCGGCGGTGGAATCCTGGGCACCTCGGTGGCCTGGCACGCCGCGCAGTCGGGTCTGCGGGTCGCCATGGTGGACGCCGGCGACTTCGCCGGCGCCACCTCCTCCGCCTCCTCCAAGCTCGTCCACGGCGGCCTGCGCTACCTGCAGACCGGCGCGGTCAAGCTGGTCGCCGAGAACCACCACGAGCGCCGGGTGCTGGCCAAGGACGTGGCCCCGCACCTGGTCAACCCGCTCACCTTCTACCTGCCCGTGTACAAGGGCGGGCCGGTCGGCGCGGCGAAGCTGGGCGCGGGCGTGTTCGCGTACTCGGCGCTCTCGGCCTTCGGCGACGGCATGGGCAAGGTCATCTCGCCGGCCCGTGCCGCCGCCGACAACCCGGGCCTGAAGACGGACAACCTCAAGGCCGTCGCGGTCTACTACGACCACCAGATGAACGACTCCCGCGTCGCCGTCATGACGGTCCGCGCGGCCGTCGAGTCGGGCGCGGTCGTCCTCAACCACGCCGAGGTCACCGGGCTGCGCATGACGCGCGGCCGGGTCTCCGGTGCCGAGCTCAAGGACCGTCTGGACGGCACCGAGTTCGGGGTGGACGCACGCGTCGTGCTCAACGCCACCGGCCCGTGGGTGGACCACCTGCGGCGCATGGAAGACAAGCACTCGATGCCGTCCATCCGCCTCTCCAAGGGCGCGCACATCGTGATGAAGCGCAAGTCGCCGTGGAAGGCCGCCATGGCCACCCCGATCGACAAGTACCGCATCACCTTCGCCCTGCCGTGGGAGGACCAGCTGCTGCTGGGCACCACCGACGAGGTGTACGAGGGCGACCCGGCGGACGTGTGCGCCACCGAGTCCGACATCCAGCAGATCCTGGACGAGGCGGCCTTCTCGGTGAACGACGCCGACCTGGACCGCTCGCTGATGACCTACGCCTTCGCGGGCCTGCGGGTGCTGCCCGGCGGCCCCGGCGGCGTCGAGAAGGCCAAGCGCGAGACGGTCGTCTCCGAGGGCGCGGGCGGCATGCTGTCGGTGGCCGGCGGCAAGTGGACCACGTACCGCCACATCGGCCGCGTGGTCATGGACAAGCTGGCCAAGCTCCCGGGCAGCCCGCTGACCGAGGACATGGAGCCGGTGAAGTCCCTCGTGCGCCGGGTGCCGCTGCCCGGTGTCGCCAACCCGAACGCGGTCGCGCACCGGCTGCTGGTGGACCGCGAGCCCGGCACGCGGATGGACCCGCTCACCGCGCGCCACCTGGCCTCGCACTACGGCTCGCTGGCCTTCGACATCGCGCGCCTCGCGAACGAGGACCCGGCGCTGGCCGAGCGCATCCACCCGGACGGTCCGGAGATCTGGGCGCAGGTCGCCTACGCCCGTGACAACGAGTGGGCGCAGACGGTCGACGACGTGCTGCGCCGGCGTACGACGGTGACGATCCGAGGCCTGGACGACGCCTCCGTGCGCGCCCGGGTCGAGGAGATGCTGGACCACAAGGCATAG
- a CDS encoding PAC2 family protein, translated as MIELEGVPELIDPVMVAAFEGWNDAGDAASGAVAHLDREWKGEVFAALDAEDYYDFQVNRPTVWLDNGVRKITWPTTRLSVVRIGGAKPRDLVLVRGIEPSMRWRSFCNEILGFAHELGVEMVVILGALLGDTPHTRPVPVSGVTSDADLARTMDLEETKYEGPTGIVGILQEACTHAGVPAVSLWAAVPHYVSQPPNPKATLALLNRLEDLIDIRIPLGELPEDARAWQLGVDQLAAEDSEVAEYVQTLEEARDTADLPEASGDAIAREFERYLRRRDPAAEPGDSSYLRDPSSGHPRPSKRRPDASGEEPQPPAAAPPDEDTPPEP; from the coding sequence GTGATCGAGCTTGAGGGCGTGCCCGAGCTGATCGACCCGGTCATGGTGGCCGCGTTCGAGGGCTGGAACGACGCGGGTGACGCGGCCTCCGGTGCGGTCGCACACCTGGACCGGGAGTGGAAGGGCGAGGTGTTCGCGGCGCTCGACGCCGAGGACTACTACGACTTCCAGGTCAACCGGCCGACGGTGTGGCTGGACAACGGGGTACGGAAGATCACCTGGCCGACGACGCGGCTGTCGGTGGTCCGGATCGGCGGTGCCAAGCCGCGGGACCTGGTCCTGGTGCGCGGGATCGAACCGTCCATGCGGTGGCGGTCGTTCTGCAACGAGATCCTCGGCTTCGCGCACGAGTTGGGCGTGGAGATGGTGGTCATCCTGGGTGCGCTGCTGGGGGACACGCCGCACACGCGGCCGGTGCCGGTGAGCGGGGTCACCTCGGACGCGGACCTGGCGCGGACGATGGACCTGGAGGAGACGAAGTACGAGGGCCCGACCGGGATCGTGGGCATCCTCCAGGAGGCCTGCACGCACGCCGGTGTGCCGGCCGTCTCGCTGTGGGCGGCGGTGCCGCACTACGTCTCCCAGCCGCCGAACCCCAAGGCCACGCTGGCCCTGCTGAACCGGCTGGAGGACCTGATCGACATCCGGATCCCGCTGGGCGAACTCCCGGAGGACGCGCGGGCGTGGCAGCTGGGCGTGGACCAACTGGCCGCGGAGGACAGCGAGGTGGCGGAGTACGTCCAGACGCTGGAGGAGGCGCGGGACACGGCCGATCTGCCGGAGGCGTCAGGGGACGCCATCGCCCGGGAGTTCGAGCGGTACCTGCGCCGGCGTGACCCGGCGGCGGAGCCGGGCGACAGCTCGTACCTGCGGGACCCGTCCAGCGGGCACCCGCGCCCCTCGAAGCGCCGCCCCGATGCCTCGGGCGAGGAGCCGCAGCCCCCGGCCGCGGCCCCGCCGGACGAGGACACCCCGCCGGAGCCCTAG
- the mshC gene encoding cysteine--1-D-myo-inosityl 2-amino-2-deoxy-alpha-D-glucopyranoside ligase: MHAWPASEVPALPGKGRDLEIHDTATQGTITLAPGPVARIYVCGITPYDATHIGHAATYNAFDLVQRVWLDTKRQVHYVQNVTDVDDPLLERALRDGHDWTELAERETALFREDMTALRMLPPQHYVGAVEAIPGIVPLVERLRDAGAAYELDGDVYFSVESDPHFGEVSNLDAEAMRLLSAERGGDPDRPGKKNPLDPMLWMAARPGEPSWDGASLGRGRPGWHIECVAIALDHLGMGFDIQGGGSDLAFPHHEMGASHAQALTGEFPMAKAYVHAGMVALNGEKMSKSKGNLVFVSALRRAGVDPAAIRLALLSHHYRADWEWTDEVLAEAEARLARWRAAVSRPDGLPADALVEEVREALANDLDAPAALAAVDRWVERQLASDESDESAPGLVSRTVDALLGVAL; encoded by the coding sequence ATGCATGCCTGGCCCGCTTCCGAGGTCCCCGCCCTTCCTGGCAAGGGCCGCGACCTCGAGATCCACGACACCGCGACCCAGGGGACGATCACCCTCGCCCCCGGTCCCGTCGCCCGCATCTACGTCTGCGGCATCACCCCGTACGACGCGACCCACATCGGTCACGCGGCGACCTACAACGCGTTCGACCTCGTGCAGCGCGTGTGGCTCGACACCAAGCGGCAGGTCCACTACGTCCAGAACGTCACGGACGTGGATGATCCGCTCCTGGAGCGGGCGCTGCGTGACGGCCACGACTGGACGGAGCTCGCCGAGCGCGAGACCGCCCTCTTCCGCGAGGACATGACCGCGCTGCGCATGCTGCCGCCGCAGCACTACGTCGGCGCCGTCGAGGCCATACCGGGCATCGTGCCGCTGGTCGAGCGGCTGCGGGACGCGGGCGCGGCGTACGAGCTGGACGGCGACGTCTACTTCTCCGTCGAGTCCGACCCGCACTTCGGCGAGGTCTCGAACCTCGACGCCGAGGCGATGCGGCTGCTCTCGGCGGAGCGGGGCGGCGACCCGGACCGGCCGGGCAAGAAGAACCCGCTCGACCCGATGCTGTGGATGGCCGCGCGTCCGGGCGAGCCGAGCTGGGACGGCGCCTCGCTGGGCCGCGGCCGGCCGGGCTGGCACATCGAGTGCGTGGCCATCGCCCTGGACCACCTGGGCATGGGCTTCGACATCCAGGGCGGCGGGTCCGACCTGGCCTTCCCGCACCACGAGATGGGCGCCTCGCACGCGCAGGCCCTGACGGGCGAGTTCCCGATGGCCAAGGCGTACGTGCACGCCGGCATGGTCGCCCTGAACGGCGAGAAGATGTCGAAGTCGAAGGGCAACCTCGTCTTCGTCTCCGCGCTGCGGCGGGCCGGGGTCGACCCGGCGGCGATCCGCCTGGCGCTGCTGTCGCACCACTACCGGGCCGACTGGGAGTGGACGGACGAGGTCCTCGCCGAGGCCGAGGCCCGGCTGGCGCGCTGGCGTGCGGCCGTGTCCCGGCCGGACGGGCTGCCGGCGGACGCGCTGGTCGAGGAGGTCCGCGAGGCCCTGGCGAACGACCTGGACGCGCCTGCCGCGCTGGCCGCCGTGGACCGCTGGGTCGAGCGCCAGCTCGCCTCCGACGAGTCCGACGAGTCGGCCCCGGGCCTGGTCTCGCGGACCGTGGACGCCCTCCTGGGCGTAGCCCTCTAA
- a CDS encoding SCO1664 family protein, which yields MPPSERLPAPGVTVMGEREKYEELLTRGELTVVGRIREASNAVLLCTVTYGGVSADCVYKPVKGERPLWDFPDGNLAQREVASYLVSEATGWGLVPATVLRDGPYGEGMVQRWIETPGGEGPGAELLALVEGEEAGNGWKPVAFADVGEGRTALLVHADDPRLRRLAVLDAVINNGDRKGGHLLPGPDGRLYGIDHGVTFHAEDKLRTLLWGWAGEPLTDEARGVLASLAADLADGAPLATRLAELVTAVELAAVRDRVAQLLRTGRHPEPSGQWPSIPWPPV from the coding sequence CTGCCCCCGTCAGAACGGCTACCGGCGCCAGGTGTGACCGTCATGGGGGAGCGGGAGAAGTACGAGGAACTGCTCACCAGGGGTGAGCTGACCGTCGTCGGCCGGATCCGCGAGGCGTCCAACGCCGTGCTGCTCTGCACCGTCACGTACGGGGGCGTGAGCGCCGACTGCGTCTACAAGCCCGTGAAGGGCGAGCGCCCGCTGTGGGACTTCCCCGACGGGAACCTCGCCCAGCGCGAGGTCGCCTCCTACCTGGTCTCCGAGGCCACCGGCTGGGGCCTGGTGCCCGCCACCGTGCTGCGCGACGGACCGTACGGCGAGGGCATGGTCCAGCGGTGGATCGAGACCCCCGGGGGCGAGGGCCCCGGCGCCGAGCTCCTCGCGCTCGTGGAGGGCGAGGAGGCGGGGAACGGCTGGAAGCCCGTCGCCTTCGCCGACGTGGGCGAGGGTCGCACGGCCCTGCTGGTGCACGCCGACGACCCGCGGCTGCGCCGGCTCGCCGTCCTCGACGCGGTGATCAACAACGGCGACCGCAAGGGCGGCCACCTGTTGCCCGGGCCCGACGGACGCCTCTACGGGATCGACCACGGCGTGACCTTCCACGCGGAGGACAAGCTGCGCACCCTCCTGTGGGGGTGGGCCGGGGAGCCGCTGACGGACGAGGCGCGCGGGGTGCTCGCCTCGCTGGCCGCCGACCTGGCCGACGGGGCCCCGCTGGCCACCCGGCTGGCCGAACTCGTCACGGCGGTCGAGCTGGCGGCCGTACGGGACCGGGTGGCGCAGCTCCTGCGCACCGGAAGGCATCCGGAACCCTCCGGTCAGTGGCCCTCGATCCCGTGGCCACCGGTCTGA
- a CDS encoding DUF3090 domain-containing protein, translating to MPRQVFLYDPPDRFVAGTVGLPGRRTFFLQASSGPRVTSVSLEKAQVAALAERMDELLDEVVRRTGGNAPVPAVAPAEAADTAPLDVPVDEEFRVGTMALAWDGEEQRMIVEAQALVELDADSDEDLAEAEERLLQDEENGPPMLRVRLTGAQARAFAKRALDVVNAGRPPCPLCSLPLDPEGHVCPRQNGYRRQV from the coding sequence GTGCCCCGTCAGGTGTTCCTCTACGACCCGCCGGACCGCTTCGTCGCCGGCACGGTCGGTCTGCCGGGACGCCGTACGTTCTTCCTGCAGGCCTCCTCGGGCCCCCGCGTCACCAGTGTCTCCCTGGAGAAGGCCCAGGTCGCGGCGCTGGCCGAGCGGATGGACGAGCTGCTGGACGAGGTCGTGCGGCGCACCGGGGGCAATGCCCCCGTCCCGGCCGTGGCCCCCGCGGAGGCCGCCGACACCGCACCGCTGGACGTTCCGGTGGACGAGGAGTTCCGCGTCGGCACCATGGCCCTCGCCTGGGACGGCGAGGAACAGCGCATGATCGTCGAGGCGCAGGCCCTGGTCGAACTCGACGCCGACTCGGACGAGGACCTCGCCGAGGCGGAGGAACGGCTGCTCCAGGACGAGGAGAACGGCCCGCCCATGCTGCGGGTCCGCCTCACCGGCGCCCAGGCCCGGGCCTTCGCCAAGCGGGCCCTGGACGTGGTCAACGCGGGCCGGCCGCCGTGTCCGCTGTGCAGCCTGCCGCTGGACCCGGAGGGGCACGTCTGCCCCCGTCAGAACGGCTACCGGCGCCAGGTGTGA
- a CDS encoding histidine phosphatase family protein, protein MATLILVRHGRSTANTAGLLAGWTPGVALDERGAEQAAALPGRLAGVPLAAVVTSPLQRCRETLAPLLAARPELEPHTDERIGECHYGDWSGRKLAELADEPLMRIVQQHPSAAAFPGGESMRAMQARAVEAVRDWNARVEAEHGGDAVFLMCSHGDIIKSLVADALGMHLDLFQRIHVDPCSVTAVRYTPTRPFVFRLGDTGDLGSLVPRPTTPDKAVEDGGNAVVGGGAGAV, encoded by the coding sequence ATGGCCACGCTGATCCTCGTACGACACGGGCGGTCCACCGCCAACACCGCAGGGCTGCTCGCCGGATGGACCCCGGGGGTGGCCCTCGACGAACGCGGCGCCGAGCAGGCCGCCGCACTGCCCGGCCGGCTGGCGGGCGTACCGCTCGCCGCCGTCGTCACCAGCCCCCTGCAGCGCTGCCGCGAGACCCTGGCCCCGCTGCTGGCCGCCCGGCCCGAGCTGGAGCCGCACACCGACGAGCGGATCGGCGAGTGCCACTACGGCGACTGGTCGGGCCGCAAACTCGCCGAACTCGCCGACGAACCCCTGATGAGGATCGTCCAGCAGCACCCCTCGGCGGCCGCCTTCCCCGGCGGCGAGTCGATGCGCGCCATGCAGGCGCGCGCCGTGGAAGCCGTACGGGACTGGAACGCGCGGGTCGAGGCGGAACACGGCGGCGACGCCGTCTTCCTGATGTGCTCGCACGGCGACATCATCAAGTCCCTCGTGGCGGACGCCCTGGGCATGCACCTGGACCTCTTCCAGCGCATCCACGTCGACCCCTGTTCCGTGACCGCCGTCCGCTACACGCCGACCCGGCCGTTCGTGTTCCGGCTCGGTGACACCGGGGACCTCGGCTCGCTCGTACCGCGCCCGACCACACCGGACAAAGCAGTGGAAGACGGCGGGAACGCCGTCGTCGGAGGCGGTGCGGGCGCGGTGTGA